The proteins below are encoded in one region of Silene latifolia isolate original U9 population chromosome 2, ASM4854445v1, whole genome shotgun sequence:
- the LOC141641158 gene encoding uncharacterized protein LOC141641158, producing MDIVGKLPVAPSQKVFMLAMADYFSKWIEADSFRQVTEKEVISFIRTNFICRYGVPSEIICDKGTQFVGKRTKAFCDEWNINLVTSTPGYPKANGQAESNNKVVINCLKKKLKSKRGRWAEERLLVLWADRTHPKTSTCQTPYSLVYSCEAVIHVEVHVPTSRYSLNKIEANADLMQDNLVLT from the coding sequence atggatatagtaggaaaactccCAGTAGCACCAAGCCAAAAAGTGTTCATGTTAGCCATggctgactacttctccaaatggattgaagcggaTTCTTTCAGGCAGGTTACTGAgaaggaagtaatatccttcatcaggacaaattTCATATGCAGGTATGGAGTCCCTTCAGAGATAATCTGCGATAAAGGCACCCAGTTCGTTGGGAAAAGAACCAAGGCTTTCTGTGACGAGTGGAATATCAACCTTGTGACTTCAACCCCTGGCTATCCAAAAGCAAACGGTCAGGCTGAATCAAACAACAAGGTAGTCATCAACTGCCTAAAAAAGAAACTGAAGAGTaaacgaggcagatgggctgaagaacggTTACTAGTACTCTGGGCAGACAGGACACATCCAAAGACATCAACATGCCAAACACCTTATTCCCTGGTGTATAGTTGTGAAGCAGTCATCCATGTAGAAGTGCACGTGCCAACCtcaagatatagcctgaacaaAATTGAGGCAAATGCCGACCTGATGCAAGACAACTTAGTCCTGACATAA